A single window of Cytobacillus dafuensis DNA harbors:
- a CDS encoding LytTR family DNA-binding domain-containing protein: MESISVISILDVVGELFSDEISIAVSNKKEYVYYRPSKRVDLKIKAGDPLKEGTIAYKAIATGQKVSEFIDRDVFGVPYHGMAVPFHNNGFLEGCVTAIYPALTDGKSVVTVRSHDGWRPIPFSNVVYLEAKDKKTFVHTEGYSGTHKFSLQEFEYLLPKDSFIRCHRSFIVNVNHIKEIYPDTHSTFLLVMDNGAQLAVSQSYSSYFRKLLGF; encoded by the coding sequence ATGGAAAGTATTTCAGTAATATCAATTTTAGATGTTGTCGGTGAATTATTTTCAGATGAAATTTCTATTGCGGTTTCTAATAAGAAGGAATACGTTTATTATCGCCCAAGTAAACGTGTCGATTTAAAAATTAAGGCTGGTGATCCTTTAAAGGAAGGAACGATTGCGTATAAGGCGATCGCCACTGGACAAAAGGTATCTGAGTTTATCGATCGTGATGTATTTGGGGTTCCTTATCATGGCATGGCTGTACCTTTTCATAATAATGGTTTTTTAGAAGGATGTGTCACTGCAATTTATCCTGCATTAACAGATGGAAAGTCGGTCGTTACCGTGAGAAGCCATGATGGCTGGAGGCCGATTCCCTTTTCGAATGTTGTGTATTTAGAGGCAAAGGATAAGAAAACCTTTGTCCATACGGAGGGGTACTCAGGTACACATAAATTCTCGCTTCAGGAATTTGAGTATTTGCTGCCAAAGGATTCTTTTATTCGTTGCCACCGATCTTTTATCGTGAATGTCAACCATATAAAGGAGATATATCCTGATACTCATTCAACTTTTTTACTTGTTATGGATAATGGTGCTCAGTTAGCAGTTAGCCAATCTTATTCAAGTTATTTTCGAAAACTATTAGGATTTTAG
- a CDS encoding S8 family serine peptidase, which produces MKKSRNKKMINAMTVGVLATGVLLGTSTTNSFAINETGANDLEATQNGIQESIKTSRSLYVDENTEQTETINKGIHDDENSNNIMGVQYAPDEKVRVIIELKDAPAKDAKENKVKMNKLKSGHKKVKDNITNKGIKGEFRHDYTLGVNGFSMETEYKNIKEIKDLPEVSRVTIARTHSYDMVSSKNMVNAPTVWKKLGLEGDGMVVAVVDSGVDYRHQDMKLTENGKKQARLTEENLREKLDGTDVNDVYYTDKVPTGYDWADNDNNVIPKGAHGTHVAGIIGANGDESTDGVVGIAPGVQIIAEKVFSDTAAGAWDDDIIAGVQHAVEMGADVINLSLGSPTGTVDEEYDPLQKAIRNAVEQGTMVVAAGGNDYYSTLNGVSLPQAKAPFAENPDIGMVGAPGVSPFALQVASYENDKQKVFKARLSSGHEMGYQKTYTNADIVTRLGENKEYDLIYAKAGKYEDFKDIGDCTGKIVVVGTDESYNSYFPIQQLAQNKGAVAVIMRAPTSYSDYPRVPVASSYLPLVTTSIADGNNLIEKLKNGESLKMSFSNNPLWVNHDRAETMSGFSSWGTPENLDFKPEISAPGGRIYSTTLNNEYDVFSGTSMAAPHVAGGAALVLEALKAKGEDKNMETALKAKIMLMNTSKILIDKTSREQTPYSPRKQGSGLMQIDKAIETPALVYDREASLEKAGAVALKEIKGNKARFNLTVQALDGKSIPKDLNYDVYIDVLTDETAVKNYDNDLDGTIDKTANTLTMKSIRVDGADVKVNGKRISNEDSSLIHIKKGKKEELNFEIDFSNATNLKDNMFVEGFVRLVPHDNNQIPELTVPYMGFYGDWNAVKNIDAPAYDSDNYFINYTYLLDQRDAEGPLGYDPLTKKIDPERHATSPKSMLDGPFPQYTLLRNVKELVLLVEDKNGNVIKHITDFDFYNSGNIKIKKTLMPFNKYAYADPGLYWDMTDDSGNIVPDDKYYIVLKSTLDWENAKPQMLKFPIKVDSVAPEAKNIQVTEENGKYRISWDVDEEGGSGYEGAILFVNGKYVIQKDGMTSYVVNTKPEGIVVLAYDYAYNVRHTVYGTPMIDYKMLISYFSVYGPSVNYKTPAVFSAYANKKIDWTVTIKDPSGNVAETLSYKNVWNMESTKWYPKQGQPNGIYTITFDGVDEFGFKVTTPPKTITVVNNQ; this is translated from the coding sequence ATGAAGAAAAGTAGAAACAAAAAAATGATTAATGCCATGACAGTAGGGGTGTTGGCTACCGGAGTACTTTTGGGGACAAGTACAACAAATTCATTTGCTATTAATGAAACTGGTGCCAACGATTTAGAAGCTACACAAAATGGAATTCAAGAAAGTATTAAGACCTCGAGAAGTCTTTATGTTGATGAAAACACCGAGCAAACGGAAACAATTAATAAGGGAATACATGATGATGAGAATTCTAACAACATCATGGGTGTTCAATATGCTCCAGATGAAAAGGTAAGGGTCATTATTGAACTAAAGGATGCCCCAGCTAAGGATGCAAAGGAAAACAAAGTAAAAATGAATAAATTAAAAAGTGGGCATAAAAAAGTAAAAGATAATATTACAAACAAAGGTATTAAAGGTGAATTTAGGCATGATTACACTCTAGGTGTAAACGGTTTTAGTATGGAAACTGAATATAAAAACATCAAGGAAATAAAGGATCTTCCAGAAGTGTCCAGGGTAACGATCGCAAGAACACATAGTTATGATATGGTATCAAGTAAAAACATGGTTAATGCACCAACGGTTTGGAAGAAGCTTGGACTTGAAGGTGATGGTATGGTCGTCGCTGTTGTTGATTCCGGTGTAGATTATCGTCATCAGGATATGAAGCTTACTGAAAATGGGAAAAAACAGGCTCGTTTAACTGAGGAAAATTTAAGAGAAAAATTAGATGGAACTGATGTAAATGATGTCTATTATACAGATAAAGTGCCAACAGGATATGACTGGGCAGATAATGATAACAATGTTATACCAAAAGGTGCCCATGGTACACACGTTGCAGGTATTATTGGAGCAAATGGAGATGAAAGCACTGATGGAGTAGTAGGAATAGCTCCTGGTGTTCAAATCATAGCTGAAAAAGTATTCTCCGATACAGCGGCTGGAGCTTGGGATGATGATATTATCGCAGGAGTACAGCATGCAGTGGAAATGGGGGCAGATGTTATCAATCTAAGTCTAGGTTCCCCTACTGGAACAGTTGATGAAGAGTATGATCCTTTACAAAAGGCGATCAGAAATGCAGTTGAGCAGGGTACAATGGTTGTTGCAGCTGGTGGTAATGATTATTATAGTACTTTAAACGGTGTTTCATTACCACAGGCAAAAGCTCCATTTGCAGAAAATCCAGACATCGGAATGGTAGGAGCACCAGGTGTTAGCCCTTTTGCACTTCAAGTTGCATCCTATGAAAATGATAAACAAAAGGTATTTAAAGCGAGACTATCTTCTGGACACGAAATGGGTTATCAAAAAACATATACGAACGCTGATATTGTTACCAGATTAGGTGAGAACAAGGAATATGATTTAATATATGCCAAGGCAGGAAAGTATGAGGATTTTAAGGATATTGGAGATTGTACAGGTAAGATCGTAGTGGTGGGAACAGATGAAAGTTATAATAGTTATTTCCCTATTCAACAACTTGCCCAAAACAAAGGTGCAGTTGCCGTTATTATGAGGGCACCAACTAGTTATAGTGACTATCCGAGAGTACCTGTTGCGTCATCATATTTACCATTAGTAACAACAAGTATTGCAGATGGTAATAATCTTATAGAAAAACTTAAAAATGGTGAAAGTTTAAAAATGTCTTTCTCCAATAATCCGTTATGGGTAAATCATGATAGAGCAGAGACAATGTCTGGTTTTTCTTCATGGGGAACACCAGAAAACTTAGACTTTAAACCAGAAATATCAGCTCCAGGAGGAAGAATATATTCAACAACATTAAACAATGAGTATGATGTATTTAGTGGAACATCAATGGCAGCGCCACATGTTGCAGGAGGGGCAGCACTGGTTCTTGAAGCATTAAAGGCCAAAGGGGAAGACAAGAATATGGAAACCGCTCTTAAGGCTAAAATTATGCTGATGAACACTTCAAAGATTTTAATTGATAAAACAAGCAGAGAGCAAACCCCATATTCACCTAGAAAACAAGGTTCAGGACTAATGCAGATTGATAAGGCCATTGAAACACCTGCATTGGTTTATGATCGAGAAGCAAGTTTAGAAAAAGCTGGAGCAGTTGCATTAAAAGAGATTAAGGGCAACAAGGCAAGATTTAATTTAACTGTTCAAGCTTTAGATGGAAAATCAATACCTAAAGATTTAAATTATGACGTATATATAGATGTATTAACAGATGAAACAGCGGTCAAAAACTATGATAATGACTTAGATGGAACGATAGATAAAACAGCCAATACCTTGACGATGAAGAGCATTAGGGTTGATGGTGCAGATGTAAAGGTAAATGGAAAAAGAATTTCAAATGAAGATTCAAGTTTAATTCATATAAAAAAGGGTAAAAAAGAAGAGTTAAACTTTGAAATTGATTTTTCAAATGCTACTAATTTAAAGGATAATATGTTTGTTGAAGGATTTGTTAGACTCGTACCTCATGATAATAATCAAATACCTGAACTAACCGTTCCTTATATGGGCTTCTATGGAGATTGGAATGCTGTAAAGAATATCGATGCACCTGCATATGACTCGGATAATTACTTTATTAATTACACTTATTTACTTGATCAAAGAGATGCTGAGGGTCCTCTTGGATATGATCCATTAACCAAGAAAATAGACCCTGAAAGACATGCAACATCACCAAAATCAATGTTAGATGGTCCGTTTCCTCAGTATACCTTGTTAAGAAATGTAAAGGAATTAGTTCTACTTGTAGAAGATAAAAACGGTAATGTTATAAAACATATAACTGATTTTGATTTTTACAATTCAGGTAATATAAAAATTAAAAAAACTTTAATGCCATTTAACAAGTATGCATATGCAGATCCAGGTCTATATTGGGATATGACAGATGATAGTGGAAATATAGTACCTGACGATAAATATTACATTGTCTTAAAATCAACCTTAGACTGGGAAAATGCAAAACCACAAATGCTTAAATTTCCTATTAAGGTGGATTCAGTAGCACCTGAGGCTAAAAATATACAAGTAACAGAAGAAAATGGGAAGTATAGAATCTCATGGGATGTGGATGAAGAAGGTGGAAGTGGTTACGAAGGAGCCATTCTTTTCGTAAATGGAAAATACGTCATCCAAAAAGATGGAATGACCTCCTATGTTGTGAATACAAAACCAGAGGGTATAGTTGTTTTGGCATATGATTATGCTTATAACGTACGCCACACTGTTTATGGTACACCTATGATCGATTATAAAATGCTCATCTCATACTTCAGTGTATATGGACCAAGCGTAAACTACAAAACTCCAGCAGTGTTTTCTGCATACGCAAATAAGAAAATTGACTGGACCGTAACAATTAAGGATCCTAGTGGAAATGTAGCAGAAACTCTTTCCTATAAAAATGTATGGAATATGGAGTCAACCAAATGGTATCCAAAACAGGGGCAGCCAAATGGAATTTATACCATAACATTTGATGGTGTTGATGAGTTCGGATTTAAAGTTACAACACCGCCAAAAACAATAACTGTAGTGAATAATCAATAA
- the speD gene encoding adenosylmethionine decarboxylase: MPSEHQTFGRHIVVDAWGIEFDKINNLDFLKHHMEHAATVIGATILSVSGWSFNPYGATVMVVLSESHLSIHTYPEKEFAAIDGYTCGEEIDPKMAMDYLLNIFQPKHVFTKKIIRGSGDLVIVPME; the protein is encoded by the coding sequence ATACCATCGGAACATCAAACTTTTGGAAGGCATATAGTGGTTGACGCCTGGGGAATAGAATTTGACAAAATAAACAATCTAGATTTTTTAAAACACCATATGGAGCATGCTGCAACTGTGATCGGAGCAACCATATTATCAGTTTCCGGATGGTCATTTAATCCATATGGAGCTACAGTTATGGTTGTATTATCGGAAAGCCATTTGTCCATTCATACGTATCCTGAAAAAGAGTTTGCTGCCATTGATGGATATACGTGCGGGGAAGAAATTGATCCTAAAATGGCGATGGACTACCTGCTAAACATTTTTCAACCCAAACATGTATTTACGAAAAAGATCATTCGCGGATCTGGTGATCTCGTCATTGTCCCCATGGAATAA
- a CDS encoding molybdopterin-dependent oxidoreductase, producing MIKWYRKPYGKKLKKLHFWNAWVVVFLAVTGIILYIPSLRGPLAFMRVGLKEVHIIAGIVSVIILLLYFPLISRHVKQILEKKNQQFNLGFVLFLLAGWMISGIIIWQERNLPKGWSAIALLWHDWLTWIGIPYVSYHSISRSRWIKRKVKSQKAPTRIIHQNENEQLTADQFIKSKLKNLPFSRKTFLRSVFGLVFIFALGPYIFRWLKRIFDNGGTSIEEVSKLDGNKMIPNPTPLTESQQLIGGGAKGEFRIYTVTEIPSFSSDSWKFAIGGLVDKPRLFTWEEFLKIKRRVQVSDFHCVTGWSVYSVTWEGIPLSDFLDQAGVSSKAKNVLFISGDGVYTDTLSLEQARMDDVLVAVLMDGKPIPQKLGGPVRLVVPKMYAYKSVKWLQGIELIDEEHLGYWEVRGYDTNAWVKS from the coding sequence ATGATAAAGTGGTATAGGAAACCGTACGGAAAGAAGCTAAAAAAGCTTCATTTTTGGAATGCTTGGGTGGTGGTTTTTTTAGCAGTCACAGGAATAATTCTATATATTCCTTCCTTGCGCGGCCCCCTTGCATTCATGAGGGTAGGATTAAAAGAGGTTCATATAATAGCAGGAATTGTTTCTGTAATCATTCTTTTACTCTATTTCCCCTTAATCAGCCGACATGTGAAACAAATTTTGGAGAAGAAAAACCAGCAGTTTAATCTTGGGTTTGTACTTTTTCTATTAGCAGGGTGGATGATATCGGGTATCATCATATGGCAGGAACGAAATCTGCCAAAAGGATGGAGTGCTATTGCTTTGTTATGGCATGATTGGTTAACATGGATCGGGATTCCTTATGTAAGTTATCATTCCATATCACGAAGCCGCTGGATAAAAAGAAAAGTTAAAAGCCAAAAGGCACCAACAAGGATTATTCATCAAAATGAAAACGAACAATTAACTGCAGATCAATTTATTAAGTCAAAGTTGAAGAACTTGCCTTTTTCCCGAAAGACTTTTCTTCGCAGTGTGTTTGGGCTGGTCTTTATTTTTGCTCTTGGTCCATATATTTTTCGTTGGTTAAAAAGGATCTTTGATAATGGAGGAACTTCGATAGAAGAAGTTTCAAAGCTTGATGGAAATAAGATGATCCCAAATCCCACTCCTTTAACTGAGTCACAGCAGCTAATTGGCGGAGGAGCAAAAGGGGAATTTAGAATATATACGGTAACAGAGATTCCGTCTTTTTCATCGGATTCATGGAAATTCGCTATTGGCGGATTAGTAGATAAGCCAAGATTGTTTACTTGGGAAGAATTTTTAAAAATAAAGCGACGAGTTCAAGTTAGCGATTTTCATTGTGTCACTGGCTGGTCCGTTTACAGTGTAACATGGGAAGGCATTCCGCTCTCTGATTTTTTAGATCAAGCAGGAGTAAGCAGCAAAGCCAAAAATGTTTTATTCATCTCTGGAGACGGAGTATACACGGATACTCTTTCTCTAGAGCAAGCAAGGATGGATGATGTGCTGGTCGCTGTATTAATGGATGGAAAACCAATTCCACAAAAATTAGGAGGACCTGTAAGGCTTGTTGTTCCTAAAATGTACGCTTACAAATCAGTAAAATGGTTACAGGGGATTGAGTTAATTGATGAGGAACATTTAGGTTATTGGGAAGTTCGAGGGTACGATACAAACGCATGGGTAAAAAGCTAG
- a CDS encoding DsbA family oxidoreductase, with protein sequence MSIDKMICDLETGICGEASEDSIEMIDLNQPSKKITLYYVTDPICSHCWALEPVLRRFEEQYGHYFSIHTVMGGLLASWDGFADVSNGIKSPADVAGHWREVGEHSRMPIDGSLWLNDPIQSSYPPSRVYKIIQQKDEKLAKVFLRRAREAVFVFNQNIGDNKVLTNIVNQIGLDGETIVKEAGLTAGQQLLEQDFALAKSLGVRGFPTIIIVNEENKGVKIVGARPLEYYVKGLTQALSIEKLQSQSIPTLKNMLEKEALLFSKEIEALYDLEQNEVNTFIQKELSPVDYQLKEILGEIYIEKDCVKAQY encoded by the coding sequence ATGAGTATCGATAAAATGATCTGCGATTTAGAAACAGGTATTTGTGGAGAAGCTAGTGAAGATTCAATTGAAATGATTGACTTAAACCAGCCTTCAAAAAAAATTACGTTATATTATGTGACTGATCCAATCTGTTCTCATTGCTGGGCATTAGAGCCAGTTCTTCGACGATTTGAAGAGCAGTATGGCCATTATTTCAGCATTCATACTGTGATGGGAGGATTACTAGCAAGCTGGGACGGCTTTGCAGATGTGAGTAATGGCATTAAGAGTCCAGCAGATGTAGCGGGTCACTGGAGAGAAGTCGGTGAGCATTCCCGCATGCCGATTGACGGTTCCTTATGGCTTAATGATCCAATCCAATCTTCCTATCCTCCCTCACGTGTTTATAAAATCATACAGCAAAAAGATGAAAAACTAGCTAAAGTTTTTTTACGCAGGGCAAGAGAAGCTGTTTTCGTCTTTAATCAAAATATTGGAGATAACAAAGTGTTAACGAATATTGTCAATCAAATAGGGCTCGACGGGGAAACAATAGTGAAGGAAGCAGGACTTACTGCGGGACAGCAGCTTTTAGAGCAAGACTTTGCACTTGCAAAAAGCCTTGGTGTACGCGGTTTCCCTACGATCATCATCGTAAACGAAGAGAATAAAGGGGTTAAAATTGTTGGTGCTAGGCCGCTGGAGTATTATGTAAAAGGATTAACACAAGCACTGTCCATAGAAAAGCTTCAATCCCAATCAATTCCCACATTAAAAAACATGCTCGAAAAAGAGGCACTTCTGTTCTCAAAAGAAATTGAAGCATTATATGATCTTGAACAAAATGAGGTTAACACATTTATACAAAAAGAACTTTCACCAGTAGATTATCAGCTTAAAGAGATTTTAGGGGAAATTTATATAGAAAAAGACTGTGTTAAAGCTCAGTATTGA
- a CDS encoding class D sortase produces the protein MTRKTLKKVSGGLIVLGLLVLLFPFFLFGYSKAMSNALREEAESSYNVENSPENPVQELTAYIISEKDKSSDTGETIPAHEEYQTGLYPEPAPELIVQPKNGEVIGMLTIPNLGINEAILEGTGQKELAKAPGHLPDSVFPGQIGTSIIAAHNSSTFRQLDQLEEGMEFSVTTEQGVFTFSVTGQQILNVNDTLPNMAYPAIALETCYPLDALYLTDKRLFVEASLIKSELKPKQKESLN, from the coding sequence ATGACTCGAAAAACTCTTAAGAAGGTATCTGGAGGATTGATTGTACTGGGATTATTAGTCCTCCTTTTCCCTTTTTTCCTATTTGGCTATTCCAAAGCTATGTCCAATGCCTTACGGGAAGAAGCAGAGTCCAGTTACAATGTGGAAAATTCTCCTGAAAATCCAGTACAAGAATTAACTGCATATATAATCTCAGAAAAGGATAAAAGCTCCGATACGGGTGAGACCATCCCAGCACATGAGGAATATCAAACTGGACTGTATCCTGAACCGGCTCCAGAGTTAATCGTTCAGCCGAAAAATGGAGAGGTCATCGGTATGCTTACCATTCCTAATCTCGGGATTAATGAAGCTATTTTAGAAGGAACTGGACAGAAGGAGTTGGCCAAAGCACCAGGCCATCTGCCAGATAGTGTATTTCCAGGACAAATTGGAACAAGCATCATTGCAGCGCACAACTCATCAACCTTTCGTCAATTAGATCAGTTGGAAGAAGGAATGGAATTTTCCGTAACAACTGAACAAGGTGTGTTTACTTTTTCAGTGACTGGACAGCAAATTTTGAATGTAAACGATACACTGCCGAATATGGCTTACCCGGCTATTGCACTCGAGACATGCTACCCATTAGACGCCTTATATTTAACGGATAAACGATTGTTTGTCGAAGCATCATTAATAAAAAGCGAATTAAAACCTAAACAAAAAGAAAGCCTAAATTGA
- a CDS encoding DMT family transporter — MNAKAFLLASFTVIIWGSTFAAIRASLHGGYSSGHLILVRFLIASGIFVLYALWPGVKFRLPKKEDLLRISILAFIGISIYHIGVTFGEQTVSAGTAGMLIGSTPIFSAVLAVIVLKERLGILGWVGLGIGFIGIVIITFGSAESLQISQGALLILMSAIATSVFFVFQKPLFDRYHPIELTAYFTWIGTLPFLIFSPGLVQELQHATMEAHLSAIFVGVFPAAIGYVTWALALSMGKASSVTSLLYLEPIIAIIVAWLWLDEWPSTISIMGGIIAISGVLFVNLLGKKRQSVSEEAA; from the coding sequence TTGAACGCTAAGGCATTTTTATTAGCCTCATTTACAGTCATTATTTGGGGATCTACATTTGCTGCCATTCGAGCAAGTTTACACGGAGGCTATTCATCCGGCCATTTAATCCTTGTCCGTTTTCTTATTGCTTCGGGTATCTTTGTCTTGTATGCACTTTGGCCAGGCGTTAAATTTCGGTTGCCAAAAAAGGAAGATCTTCTTAGAATTTCAATACTAGCCTTCATTGGCATTAGTATTTATCACATTGGAGTAACTTTCGGTGAGCAAACAGTATCTGCTGGTACTGCTGGTATGCTTATCGGTTCAACTCCTATCTTCTCAGCGGTCCTAGCTGTAATTGTATTAAAAGAACGGCTAGGTATACTCGGCTGGGTTGGTCTAGGTATTGGTTTTATAGGGATTGTGATCATCACTTTTGGATCTGCAGAATCACTGCAAATATCTCAAGGAGCCCTTTTAATACTGATGTCCGCAATTGCCACATCGGTATTTTTTGTTTTTCAAAAACCACTCTTCGATCGTTATCACCCGATAGAATTAACGGCTTATTTTACATGGATTGGAACATTGCCTTTTCTTATATTTTCTCCAGGACTTGTTCAAGAATTACAGCATGCAACAATGGAAGCACACCTATCTGCTATTTTTGTTGGTGTATTTCCTGCGGCTATTGGCTATGTTACTTGGGCGCTTGCCCTTTCAATGGGAAAAGCTAGTTCTGTAACAAGCCTGCTGTATTTGGAACCAATCATTGCAATTATCGTTGCGTGGCTTTGGCTTGATGAGTGGCCAAGTACCATTTCCATCATGGGAGGCATCATTGCAATCTCTGGTGTCCTTTTCGTCAACCTATTAGGGAAAAAGCGTCAATCAGTATCAGAAGAAGCAGCATAA
- a CDS encoding winged helix-turn-helix transcriptional regulator, with protein MNICPFLEYSMEILGKKWNGLLIHYLSLCPDGIARFSDIKRDLSDITPRALSLKLSELSEYGLIEKKVISEPTVTIFYELTEKGRSLTAALEPIQKWAHQYKYL; from the coding sequence ATTAATATTTGCCCTTTCTTAGAATACTCTATGGAAATATTAGGTAAAAAGTGGAATGGATTACTCATCCATTACCTATCGCTTTGCCCAGATGGAATAGCTCGATTTTCTGATATTAAAAGGGACCTTTCAGACATTACACCTAGAGCACTCTCATTAAAACTTTCTGAATTATCCGAGTACGGACTAATAGAAAAAAAAGTGATTTCTGAACCTACTGTAACTATTTTTTATGAACTTACTGAAAAGGGTCGCTCACTAACTGCTGCACTCGAACCTATTCAAAAATGGGCACACCAATATAAATATCTATAA
- a CDS encoding MFS transporter: MNKRVYLLAIVSFVVGMVELIIGGLLDLVAEDLNVSLGQAGFLMTAFSIAFAIAAPILLTVTQKVERKRLTLISLFVFFVGNVVAVFSPYYSILLVGRIISASSGSLLIALCLTMVPSIVEEKYRARAIAIVFMGISASLVLGIPFGLMLGNAFGWRAPFVMISFLTLVSMAGVHFFLGNIPPKPAISIGNQLRTLKNRKILLVQLTSLIFLAGHLTFYGYLTPFLKLEMGLDGTWVSIVYFVFGIAAVVGGGIGGILADRFGTKSTILSVTILFGLSMFLIPFTTASLPIFLCLLVIYSMLSWAITPAVQSYLIELSHEASDIQQTLNNSAVHIGIALGSLIGGVVIEQTSVELNPTIGGVFIIFALGTAVLSMSKKRTQVLSSQE; the protein is encoded by the coding sequence ATGAATAAACGTGTTTATTTATTAGCAATTGTCTCGTTTGTTGTCGGGATGGTTGAGTTAATCATAGGTGGTTTATTAGATTTGGTTGCAGAAGACTTAAATGTAAGTCTAGGTCAAGCAGGCTTTTTAATGACAGCATTTTCAATTGCATTTGCGATCGCTGCGCCTATTTTATTAACGGTAACACAAAAGGTGGAACGCAAGCGGCTGACTTTGATTTCGCTATTCGTCTTCTTTGTAGGGAATGTAGTCGCTGTATTCAGTCCATATTATAGTATATTGCTAGTTGGCCGTATCATTTCAGCTTCAAGCGGCTCATTGCTAATTGCTTTATGTTTAACGATGGTTCCAAGTATTGTAGAAGAAAAATATCGTGCACGGGCCATCGCAATCGTATTTATGGGTATCAGTGCATCGCTTGTGTTGGGGATTCCGTTTGGATTAATGCTTGGAAATGCATTTGGATGGCGAGCTCCTTTTGTCATGATTTCATTCCTAACACTTGTTTCAATGGCAGGTGTGCATTTCTTTTTAGGAAACATACCGCCTAAGCCTGCTATTTCCATTGGCAATCAACTTCGCACATTGAAAAATCGAAAAATATTACTTGTCCAATTAACATCCTTGATTTTTTTAGCTGGGCATTTAACATTTTATGGATATTTGACACCGTTTTTAAAATTAGAAATGGGATTAGATGGAACGTGGGTGAGTATCGTTTATTTCGTTTTCGGGATTGCAGCAGTTGTCGGCGGGGGAATTGGAGGCATACTTGCTGACCGTTTCGGTACGAAGTCTACAATTTTATCAGTCACTATTCTCTTTGGGCTGTCAATGTTTTTAATCCCTTTCACGACTGCTTCTTTACCAATATTCTTATGCTTGTTGGTCATCTATAGTATGCTAAGCTGGGCTATTACGCCAGCCGTGCAAAGCTATTTAATCGAATTATCGCATGAGGCTTCGGACATACAGCAAACGCTAAATAATTCGGCGGTTCATATTGGGATCGCCTTGGGTTCATTGATTGGAGGCGTTGTGATTGAGCAGACATCTGTGGAGCTAAACCCGACAATAGGTGGTGTATTTATCATTTTTGCTCTAGGAACAGCTGTCCTTTCGATGTCTAAAAAAAGAACGCAAGTATTGTCATCCCAAGAATAA